A window from Kovacikia minuta CCNUW1 encodes these proteins:
- a CDS encoding DUF928 domain-containing protein: MTQIRVSFWHRLLTVTLALLLVWVMLSPLPVQAASEPKPKCILWIFCSKDDLGRGNASRGPCAGLDKGNLTALLPVNRGKPVDTIAPAPTFWVYIPYTSHEAKFMLLDQGRHPVLKQPIHFDLESAKPGIAQFTLTANNPAWLEGKSFEVGKPYNWYFSVICDREKPARNPVVSGWIRRTVFSPDLEQKWLATPAPDQYPFLVQNEIWSDALTHLVQNHAASPEDWQTLLKLLGLDTVGSDRLDQINRLTPIPTPVLQ, from the coding sequence ATGACTCAAATCAGGGTTTCTTTCTGGCATCGACTGCTGACGGTTACACTGGCGCTGCTCCTTGTTTGGGTAATGCTATCGCCCCTACCCGTGCAGGCAGCGTCAGAACCTAAACCTAAGTGCATTCTCTGGATTTTTTGCTCCAAGGATGATCTAGGGCGGGGCAATGCTTCGCGGGGTCCTTGTGCAGGGTTAGACAAGGGAAATTTGACGGCTCTGCTGCCTGTAAATCGGGGCAAACCCGTCGATACGATCGCCCCTGCTCCTACGTTTTGGGTTTACATCCCTTACACCAGCCATGAGGCAAAGTTTATGCTGCTGGATCAGGGCAGGCATCCCGTCCTCAAGCAACCGATTCATTTCGATCTGGAGTCTGCTAAACCAGGGATCGCCCAGTTTACCCTGACAGCAAATAACCCTGCCTGGCTTGAGGGTAAATCGTTTGAGGTGGGCAAGCCTTACAATTGGTATTTTTCAGTCATTTGTGATAGGGAAAAGCCCGCCCGAAATCCAGTTGTCAGTGGTTGGATCAGGCGCACTGTGTTTTCCCCCGATCTGGAGCAGAAGTGGCTGGCAACCCCTGCTCCAGATCAGTACCCGTTCCTTGTCCAAAATGAGATCTGGTCTGATGCCCTCACTCACCTGGTTCAGAACCACGCGGCTTCACCAGAGGATTGGCAGACTCTACTCAAGTTGTTAGGACTGGATA